A DNA window from Bombus vancouverensis nearcticus chromosome 6, iyBomVanc1_principal, whole genome shotgun sequence contains the following coding sequences:
- the LOC117161297 gene encoding uncharacterized protein LOC117161297, whose translation MDKKVIDQKEYLKKYLSSKNEKKKKKKIKLGLKTVKIIDDDIELKNLRPIEKNELDIFTNAEDAPQIAGVVDERGPVDFSDKRRWKIIANDKGDDLTIPNIDRENKQLKEVKNISDDDLSPPRQEKKYLDDDLSPPRLSKKRKKNWADVTSKMYKHYKKNPDRRHDSDMSPPRKRNRDDHTSSNRFKEGDRDYYKSKSSKFRDKYDHDFSHRSYREDYYTKEKRYRHRNIDKECSEKRMKKTLDGKKAGLQDAKALREETEAYRKREADHFRKLSKEVTGVGQAAIVRDKTGKKRNLEAEAIEERERQKRQAELDEKYAKWGRGLKQVEDREEKLKDDLYEMSKPLARYADDTDLDKMLREQEREGDPMLEYIKQKQIKEGKRKPDRPKYEGSFMPNRFGIKPGHRWDGVDRSNGYEKRWFEAQNAKIARQEEAYKWSTSDM comes from the exons ATGGACAAAAAGGTTATAGAtcaaaaagaatatttaaaaaaatacttatcttcaaaaaatgaaaagaagaaaaagaaaaagattaaaCTGGGATTAAAAAC AGTAAAAATCATTGATGATGACATAGAGCTGAAGAATTTAAGACCAATAGAAAAGAATGAATTGGATATTTTCACCAATGCAGAAGATGCACCTCAAATTGCTGGTGTTGTAGATGAACGTGGTCCGGTTGACTTTTCTGATAAAAGAAGATGGAAAATAATAGCTAATGACAAAGGTGACGATTTAACTATTCCTAACATTGATAGAGAAAATAAGCAACTCAAAGAAGTTAAGAACATTTCTGATGACGACTTAAGTCCACCAAGGcaagaaaagaaatatttggatGATGATTTGTCTCCTCCAAGATtatctaaaaaaagaaaaaaaaa TTGGGCAGACGTTACAAGTAAAATGTACAAACATTATAAAAAGAATCCAGACAGGAGACATGATTCAGATATGAGTCCACCTCGTAAAAGGAACAGAGATGATCACACAAGTTCAAACAGATTTAAGGAAGGTGACAGAGATTACTATAAGTCTAAATCAAGCAAATTTCGTGACAAATATGACCACGATTTTAGTCATCGTTCGTACAGAGAGGACTATTATACCAAGGAAAAGAGATACAGGCATAGGAATATCGATAAAGAATGTAGTGAAAAACGCATGAAAAAAACATTAGACGGAAAAAAGGCGGGATTACAAGATGCTAAAGCACTACGAGAAGAAACAGAGGCATATAGAAAACGAGAAGCTGATCATTTTCGCAAG CTTAGTAAAGAAGTTACAGGAGTTGGACAAGCGGCGATTGTGCGTGATAAAACAGGTAAAAAGCGTAACCTAGAGGCAGAGGCAATAGAAGAACGAGAGAGGCAAAAACGACAAGCGGAATTAGATGAAAAATATGCTAAATGGGGTAGAGG TTTAAAACAAGTTGAGGATCGTGAAGAAAAGCTAAAAGATGATCTTTATGAAATGAGTAAGCCTCTAGCGAGATATGCAGATGACACTGATTTAGACAAAATGCTTAGGGAACAAGAAAGAGAAGGTGATCCTATGTTAGAATATATTAAACAAAAACAGATAAAAGAAGGGAAGAGAAAACCAG ATCGACCAAAGTACGAAGGATCATTCATGCCAAATCGTTTTGGTATCAAACCTGGTCATAGGTGGGACGGGGTTGACAGAAGTAATGGATATGAAAAACGATGGTTTGAAGCACAAAATGCAAAGATAGCACGTCAAGAGGAGGCTTATAAATGGAGTACTTCTGATATGTAA
- the Vdup1 gene encoding arrestin family protein Vdup1 — protein sequence MTRKLSKFLILFDNTNLLYFPGHFLSGRVLIELDDEAYVSGLHFHVIGEGVVRVRSQRAERVYDKENYIDFRMRLLGEPGEGPSLLSPGIHSFPFKLGLPLGLPSTFLGKHGWVQYYCKAALREPGGLTHKNQQVFIVMNPIDLNLEPPILAQPARQEIEQRVGVSCVSGGPVFCRVSLDRGGYVPGETIGISATVSNRSKVTMKSTKASLTETIQYLCRGKVLASETRELASVSRGKIRPGEGEEWLNEQMYVPPLPPTNLRGCHLINVLYHVYFVISPKSLDKEIKLQIPIVLATYPLRQEGAPAGTAPSKRGAHYPSTLPIFRPWLDDKAFEIQE from the exons ATGACGCGAAAACTCAGCAAGTTTTTAATACTTTTCGACAATacaaatcttttatattttcccGGCCACTTTTTGTCCGGTCGGGTACTTATCGAGTTGGATGATGAGGCCTA CGTTTCAGGGTTACATTTTCATGTGATCGGCGAAGGAGTGGTGCGTGTACGCAGTCAACGTGCTGAGAGGGTTTACGACAAAGAAAACTATATAGATTTTCGTATGAGATTGCTGGGTGAGCCAG GAGAGGGACCATCGCTGCTATCGCCGGGGATTCACAGCTTTCCATTCAAATTAGGTCTGCCCCTGGGCCTGCCGTCTACTTTCTTGGGGAAACATGGTTGGGTACAATACTACTGCAAAGCTGCACTTCGGGAGCCCGGAGGTCTGACGCACAAGAATCAGCAAGTCTTCATCGTAATGAACCCAATCGACTTAAATTTAGAACCGCCGATTCTAGCA CAACCAGCAAGGCAAGAAATCGAGCAGCGAGTCGGAGTTTCCTGTGTCTCTGGAGGCCCTGTATTTTGCAGGGTAAGCCTCGACAGAGGTGGATACGTACCCGGTGAAACTATCGGCATCTCGGCAACTGTCAGCAATCGGAGCAAA GTGACGATGAAATCGACTAAAGCATCCTTGACTGAAACAATCCAATACCTTTGTCGTGGCAAAGTACTCGCGAGCGAGACGCGAGAATTGGCTAGTGTTTCCAGGGGTAAAATCCGTCCCGGAGAAGGTGAGGAGTGGTTGAACGAACAAATGTACGTTCCCCCGTTACCACCCACCAATCTGCGGGGTTGTCACCTTATCAACGTCCTTTATCACGTCTAC TTTGTAATAAGTCCAAAAAGCTTGGACAAAGAAATAAAACTACAAATACCAATCGTTTTAGCCACCTATCCTTTAAGACAGGAAGGTGCTCCAGCAGGAACTGCACCGTCGAAAAGAGGGGCACATTATCCATCAacgttgccgatatttcggccATGGTTGGACGATAAAGCTTTTGAGATACAAGAGTGA
- the LOC117161321 gene encoding UPF0235 protein C15orf40 homolog: MTYYFGSACLRRKLLQYFTNTREMSKQGSKKAGKSKKATVNEESKGPISLDKNGNVTIKIQAKPGAKHNNITDISEDAVGVAISAPPVEGEANTELVKYLASILGMRKSDVSLDRGSKSRHKVIIVSGTTVEKVLEKLKGEIGT, from the exons ATGACGTATTACTTTGGAAGTGCGTGTCTACGAAGGAAACTTTTGCAATATTTTACGAATACTCGCGAAATGTCGAAACAGGGATCAAAGAAAGctggaaaaagtaaaaaagctaCAGTTAATGAG GAATCTAAGGGACCCATAAGTTTAGATAAGAATGGAAATGTTActataaaaatacaagcaaAACCTGGCGcaaaacataataatataacag ATATTTCTGAGGATGCAGTGGGCGTCGCAATATCCGCACCTCCGGTTGAAGGTGAAGCAAATACAGAACTCGTGAAATACCTAGCCTCCATATTGGGAATGAGAAAATCCGACGTATCGTTAGATAGA GGTTCAAAGAGTCGACACAAGGTGATAATAGTATCTGGAACTACAGTGGAAAAGGTCTTAGAAAAATTAAAGGGAGAAATAGGAACTTAA
- the LOC117161320 gene encoding coiled-coil domain-containing protein 124: MPKKFVGENSKAVAARARKAAAKEAENTKKALEAEEKAWQDDDKQLLKKKQKQEESERKRQQQLEKKAEVKALLEKEMANIKVGGKQPASKVTRAEIVAVMEKRNQAATKKREEEKPIEENLNRLTIEGESAHNVDEALSVLSTKEAEVDRHPEKRVKAAYASFEERMMPIVKEQNPTLRLSQLKQILRKEWMKSPENPLNQKLLLNR, encoded by the exons ATGCCTAAAAAATTTGTCGGTGAAAATAGTAAAGCCGTCGCTGCCCGAGCCAGAAAGGCAGCAGCAAAAGAGGctgaaaatacaaagaaagctCTTGAAGCGGAAGAAAAAGCTTGGCAAGATGATGATAAACAGttattgaaaaagaaacaaaaacag GAAGAATCTGAAAGGAAACGTCAACAGCAATTAGAAAAGAAAGCAGAAGTGAAAGCTCTACTAGAAAAGGAAATGGCAAATATAAAAGTGGGTGGCAAACAGCCTGCATCTAAAGTAACTAGAGCAGAAATAGTAGCTGTAATGGAAAAGCGAAATCAAGCAGCAACtaaaaaaagggaagaagaaaaacCAATCGAAGAAAATTTGAATAGGTTGACGATAGAAGGTGAAAGTGCTCATAATGTAGATGAGGCGCTATCTGTTTTAAG TACAAAAGAAGCCGAGGTTGATCGTCATCCAGAAAAACGTGTAAAAGCCGCGTATGCTAGTTTCGAAGAAAGAATGATGCCTATTGTTAAAGAGCAAAACCCTACTTTGAGGTTAAGTcaattaaaacaaatattaagaaAGGAATGGATGAAATCTCCAGAAAACCCACTCAATCAAAAATTACTCTTAAACCGTTGA
- the LOC117161317 gene encoding uncharacterized protein LOC117161317, with amino-acid sequence MTTEGEDTVSVTPWYTKFFEYWRNRNRVGPGKVELPDCDFFIVESRRTLRILKPTLKSGWYYDNTNERPESIADNFFTRWSRRPHSPSNCRCSFRQSKRVSTAEEQIISAELNRIRTSLCEAEENERAIEELEHKVSVNLQKFQVSEAEDDPAKIEDKSIGRMSIIDKVTSDTTDQQVDEQTIKSRIVKDLEKYINVLLEEILDDTVKYVAGTKDTLIKDVRSSKKRNDCSTSQRSSHDKEKLNKRKQTNEESYDTEESFNDISFSFHPERIEKNEKKSGRRESDSNEGYVNRGFIGSTNDPDSLDFYLGRSIDTEVTLEQLDCIDSGINSVETIEFQPDQEPSLEQSLLKIIDEKLGRTALRNSWEDLSTGGQENDAQGQPTKRMDEEMVFPRSGEQLSNDRSTERSEVTGKNDAERSEPQDSSVQTARGIDISTDNLESGIPAVDLKELEETVNEPSFEKLRLEFKDNGNESSFRAKKGNAIANLREKFATNPHDYDSDRCSLGKSSWNEKMGTFEMKKEAAAASIELEDYRKTWPNIEENTISIDYKENPRDLVTFRKNRKPMIVFLHGFGSSAEIFEHQLRYFSALGYPCIAPDMLGHGMSSAPGRSRDYHFTKLLKDLDTILCHYAFKPGQKCVLVAHNYGCSFAAALACKYDSSIHQLVLISGGGPTALAAPSTESAGHCCLRAILTPFLMCGLHRDILYSARGRQHPYCGPEPPEQWPSHMKYVLDGMVWPEGDYVFHRRICTPTLLIHGLRDNKVSLVQECQMERTMMKAFLEAIPTAGHTPMTDCPKQVNHMIHCFIDLWKNKKR; translated from the exons ATGACTACAGAGGGAGAAGATACAGTATCGGTAACTCCTTGGTACACAAAGTTCTTCGAATATTGGAGAAACAGAAATCGAGTGGGTCCAGGTAAAGTAGAACTTCCCGACTGTGACTTCTTTATTGTCGAATCACGACGAACCTTAAGGATTCTGAAGCCAACCTTGAAAAGTGGCTGGTATTACGACAACACGAACGAGAGGCCTGAATCCATCGCTGACAATTTCTTCACCCGTTGGTCCAGAAGACCTCACTCACCCAGTAACTGCAGATGCTCTTTTCGACAATCGAAACGAGTAAGTACTGCCGAAGAACAAATCATCTCCGCCGAATTGAACAGGATTAGGACGAGCCTCTGCGAAGCGGAGGAAAACGAACGCGCAATCGAGGAACTCGAACATAAGGTGTCGGTAAATTTGCAGAAATTTCAAGTTTCTGAAGCCGAAGACGATCCCGCTAAAATAGAGGATAAGAGTATCGGCAGGATGAGCATAATCGACAAAGTTACCTCTGATACAACCGATCAACAGGTGGACGAGCAAACGATCAAAAGTAGAATCGTGAAGGATCTAGAGAAGTACATCAACGTGCTTCTCGAAGAGATATTGGACGACACGGTGAAGTACGTCGCAGGCACGAAGGACACTCTTATCAAGGATGTAAGAAGCTCTAAAAAGAGAAACGATTGTTCCACGTCACAACGATCGAGTCACGATAAAGAGAAGTtgaacaaaaggaaacaaacaAACGAGGAATCCTACGACACCGAGGAATCGTTCAACGACATCAGCTTCTCGTTTCATCCGGAAAGGATCgaaaagaacgaaaaaaaaTCGGGGCGACGTGAAAGCGACAGCAACGAGGGCTATGTAAACCGCGGCTTCATCGGCTCGACGAACGATCCCGATTCGTTGGATTTCTACCTAGGACGATCGATCGACACGGAAGTTACTCTGGAGCAACTGGATTGTATCGATTCCGGGATAAACAGCGTTGAAACGATCGAGTTCCAACCGGATCAGGAGCCGAGCCTGGAGCAATCCTTGTTGAAGATCATCGACGAGAAGCTCGGTAGAACGGCTTTGAGGAACAGTTGGGAAGACTTGAGTACAGGTGGCCAGGAGAACGATGCTCAGGGCCAGCCGACAAAGAGAATGGACGAGGAGATGGTGTTTCCGAGAAGTGGCGAGCAGCTGAGCAACGATCGAAGCACCGAGAGATCGGAGGTCACCGGGAAGAATGATGCGGAAAGGAGCGAGCCGCAGGATTCGAGCGTTCAAACCGCTCGAGGAATCGATATCTCGACGGATAATCTCGAGAGTGGCATACCCGCGGTGGATCTGAAGGAGCTAGAGGAAACTGTTAACGAGCCCAGTTTCGAGAAACTGCGGCTGGAATTCAAGGACAACGGCAACGAGTCGTCCTTCAGGGCCAAAAAGGGTAACGCGATTGCTAATCTGCGAGAAAAGTTCGCCACGAACCCGCACGACTACGATTCTGATCGGTGTTCTTTGGGAAAGAGCAGTTGGAACGAAAAAATGGGCACGTTCGAGATGAAGAAGGAAGCCGCCGCTGCGTCCATCGAACTCGAGGATTACAGAAAGACGTGGCCCAACATCGAGGAAAATACCATCTCGATCGATTATAAGGAAAATCCTCGAGATTTAGTTACGTTTCGAAAAAATCGGAAGCCAATGATCGTGTTTCTTCATGGTTTCGGATCGTCAGCGGAGATCTTCGAACACCAGCTTCGATATTTCTCCGCTTTGGGTTATCCTTGTATCGCGCCGGATATGCTGGGACACGGAATGAGCTCGGCACCTGGACGGTCCAGAGATTACCATTTTACCAAGCTACTCAAGGATTTAGATACTATACTGTGTCACTACGCTTTCAAGCCTGGTCAGAAATGCGTCCTGGTAGCGCATAATTATGG ATGCAGTTTTGCAGCTGCCTTGGCTTGCAAGTACGACAGTAGTATCCATCAGCTAGTCCTGATATCCGGAGGTGGTCCAACAGCTTTAGCAGCACCCAGTACCGAAAGCGCCGGCCACTGCTGCCTCAGAGCAATCCTGACACCGTTTTTAATGTGCGGCCTTCATAGAGATATATTATATTCCGCGAGGGGCCGTCAACACCCTTACTGTGGCCCTGAGCCACCAGAACAATGGCCTTCGCACATGAAATACGTTTTGGACGGCATGGTCTGGCCGGAAGGAGACTACGTGTTCCATAGAAGGATATGCACGCCGACGCTTCTCATACATGGTTTAAGGGACAACAAAGTGTCACTCGTGCAGGAATGCCAAATGGAGAGG ACCATGATGAAAGCCTTTCTCGAAGCGATTCCAACTGCTGGTCATACTCCCATGACTGATTGCCCAAAGCAAGTTAATCACATGATACATTGTTTCATAGATTTGTGGAAAAACAAGAAACGGTAG
- the LOC117161314 gene encoding uncharacterized protein LOC117161314: MISCLYFSFLFFLFRIFAKLFQINKYYYEFYQDHNCLESCVKKCQTERVADSCEKKCGHCLKKTKHKLQIITEYENECVSGNCNETSKNSNHSGNTNFTTNIEIHNVIGNGSGTCCPTCRPPVPCGYEPPCPPHICPPYWNPPRPYPQITAQPSIGLVFLLTFGCQYTNQWPCTDQYIRNPIGPIDCSGCLYPQIQTRCDVSCYNMAIHK, encoded by the exons ATGATATCCTGtctatatttttctttcctatTCTTCTTATTCAGAATTTTTGCCAAATTATTTCaaatcaataaatattattatgaattttatcaaGATCATAATTGTTTGGAGTCGTGCGTGAAGAAATGCCAGACAGAACGCGTGGCAGATTCATGTGAAAAGAAATGTGGTCACTGTTTGAAGAAAACAAAGCATAAGCTTCAAATAATCACAGAATACGAAAACGAATGCGTTTCTGGAAATTGCAACGAAACTAGTAAAAACAGCAATCATTCAGGAAATACTAACTTCACCACAAATATCGAAATCCATAACGTTATTGGCAATGGAAGTGGAACGTGTTGTC CTACGTGTCGACCACCAGTTCCGTGTGGTTATGAGCCCCCGTGCCCTCCACACATATGTCCTCCGTATTGGAATCCTCCTCGACCTTATCCGCAGATTACAGCACAGCCTTCTATAGGATTAGTCTTTCTACTAACGTTTGGATGTCAATATACTAATCAATGGCCTTGCACCGATCAA TATATAAGAAATCCAATAGGGCCAATTGATTGTTCAGGTTGTTTATATCCACAGATTCAGACTAGGTGCGACGTGTCTTGTTATAATATGGCGATACACAAATAG